One window from the genome of Ancylothrix sp. D3o encodes:
- a CDS encoding two-component system response regulator gives MSFFDTESPKVLVVDDHPASRMTAVALLSVEGYEVFEAESGPAALKCVSQTNPDLILLDVMMPGMDGFEVCRRLKHDEQTRLIPVIFITALNDRRSRIKGIEAGGDDFLTKPFDHLELAARVKSLVGQKRLNEDLDHAEQVLFSIARAVESRDPNTGDHCERLIALGKAFGAYLQLSRSELRDLMWGSYLHDIGKIGIPDAVLLKRGPFTEQEREIMNQHVLIGEKICSPLRTMRGVLPIIRYHHERWDGTGYPDGLVGDEIPYIAQVFQMIDIYDALTSERPYKRAFTPEDALKIMAEETNKGWRNPKLITQFTEFISQNYLKALPTSEEQNAFFSPALGAASCENSMISRAS, from the coding sequence GTGAGTTTCTTCGATACAGAATCCCCAAAAGTTCTGGTGGTAGACGACCACCCAGCCAGCCGGATGACCGCCGTTGCGCTGCTATCGGTAGAAGGCTACGAAGTCTTTGAAGCAGAAAGCGGGCCAGCCGCTCTTAAATGCGTCAGTCAAACAAATCCCGACTTAATTTTACTGGACGTAATGATGCCAGGAATGGACGGATTTGAGGTATGTCGTCGGCTCAAACATGACGAGCAGACACGACTAATCCCAGTCATATTCATTACAGCACTTAACGACAGGCGTTCGCGGATAAAAGGCATCGAAGCCGGTGGAGATGACTTTTTGACAAAACCTTTTGACCACCTCGAACTGGCGGCTCGTGTTAAGTCTTTAGTGGGGCAAAAACGCCTCAACGAAGACTTAGATCACGCCGAGCAAGTTTTATTTTCCATAGCCAGAGCCGTCGAAAGCCGTGATCCCAATACAGGCGATCATTGCGAACGCCTTATCGCCTTGGGCAAAGCCTTCGGAGCTTATCTCCAGCTATCACGCAGTGAATTGCGAGATTTAATGTGGGGAAGTTACCTACACGATATTGGCAAAATAGGCATTCCTGACGCCGTATTACTAAAACGTGGCCCCTTCACCGAACAAGAACGAGAAATTATGAACCAGCACGTTTTAATCGGCGAAAAAATTTGCTCACCTTTGCGGACAATGCGAGGAGTATTACCAATCATTCGCTACCATCACGAACGCTGGGATGGCACCGGCTACCCCGATGGTTTAGTCGGTGATGAAATTCCTTACATCGCCCAAGTATTTCAAATGATCGACATTTACGACGCCCTCACCAGCGAACGCCCCTATAAACGCGCCTTCACCCCAGAAGATGCCCTCAAAATTATGGCCGAGGAAACTAACAAAGGCTGGCGCAACCCCAAACTAATTACCCAATTTACAGAGTTTATCAGTCAAAACTATCTAAAAGCCTTGCCAACATCAGAAGAGCAAAATGCCTTCTTTTCCCCAGCCCTCGGTGCCGCTTCGTGTGAGAACAGCATGATCTCGCGGGCATCCTAA
- the glmU gene encoding bifunctional UDP-N-acetylglucosamine diphosphorylase/glucosamine-1-phosphate N-acetyltransferase GlmU produces MVAVAILAAGRGTRMKSDLPKVLHSLGGRTLLERVLNSCLSVEPSRHLVIVGYGGEKVKQSLNYWAGIEFVEQTEQKGTGHAVQQIIPYMQGMTGDLLVLNGDVPLLRKETIKMLLETHRNHGNAATLLTAQLPDPKGYGRVFCDSQNLLKEIVEDRDCSPAQKQNRRINAGVYCFRWSALAEVLPKLSANNDQNEYYLTDAVNYLDPVRVVDVDDYQEILGVNDRKQLATAYKILQTRIKDDWMAAGVTLIDPDSLTIDDTVQLHPDVVIEPQTHLRGNTVIGAGCRIGPGSLIENSEIGENVNVLYSVITDSKVSSDTRIGPYAHLRGHVDVGAGCRIGNFVEIKNTKLGEKTNVAHLSYLGDASLGNRVNVGAGTITANYDGVNKHPTHIGSNSKIGSNSVLVAPVTLGEQVTVAAGSVVTEDVPNDSLVVARSRQVVKEGWRMKS; encoded by the coding sequence ATGGTAGCAGTAGCAATTTTAGCGGCTGGACGCGGTACGCGGATGAAATCAGACCTCCCCAAAGTCTTGCACTCCTTGGGAGGACGCACGCTTTTAGAGCGAGTTCTCAATAGTTGTTTATCCGTTGAACCGTCCCGTCACTTGGTGATTGTTGGGTATGGCGGCGAAAAAGTCAAACAATCTTTAAATTATTGGGCCGGCATCGAATTCGTCGAACAAACCGAACAAAAAGGCACCGGCCACGCCGTCCAGCAAATTATCCCCTATATGCAAGGTATGACGGGAGATCTACTCGTTTTAAACGGCGACGTCCCGCTACTGCGAAAAGAAACGATTAAAATGCTGCTGGAAACGCACAGAAATCACGGCAATGCAGCAACCTTACTAACAGCACAATTACCCGATCCCAAAGGCTACGGGCGCGTGTTTTGCGATAGTCAAAATCTCCTGAAAGAAATTGTTGAAGACCGCGACTGCTCACCGGCCCAAAAGCAAAACCGCCGCATTAATGCCGGTGTTTATTGTTTCCGTTGGTCTGCCTTAGCTGAAGTTTTACCAAAACTTTCGGCCAACAATGACCAAAACGAATATTACCTCACCGATGCCGTCAACTATCTCGACCCAGTGCGGGTAGTCGATGTGGACGACTATCAGGAAATTCTCGGAGTCAATGACCGCAAACAGCTTGCCACCGCTTATAAAATTTTACAAACCAGAATTAAAGATGATTGGATGGCTGCCGGTGTCACCCTCATTGACCCCGATAGCCTGACAATTGATGATACCGTACAACTACACCCAGATGTTGTCATAGAACCGCAAACTCACTTACGCGGAAACACTGTGATCGGTGCCGGTTGTCGCATTGGCCCCGGTAGTTTGATTGAAAATAGCGAAATTGGCGAGAATGTTAACGTTTTGTATTCAGTTATTACTGATAGCAAAGTTTCGTCTGACACTCGAATTGGCCCCTATGCTCACCTACGCGGTCATGTAGATGTGGGTGCCGGTTGTCGCATTGGTAACTTTGTTGAAATAAAAAATACAAAGTTAGGCGAAAAAACAAATGTCGCTCACTTATCTTATTTAGGTGATGCGAGTTTAGGAAATCGGGTTAATGTTGGGGCCGGCACTATCACCGCTAATTACGACGGCGTAAATAAACATCCCACCCACATCGGATCTAACAGCAAAATTGGCTCCAACAGCGTCTTAGTTGCGCCTGTAACTTTGGGGGAACAAGTCACAGTTGCAGCCGGTTCTGTTGTCACTGAAGATGTTCCTAATGATAGTTTAGTTGTAGCTCGTTCTCGTCAAGTTGTCAAAGAAGGTTGGCGGATGAAATCTTGA
- a CDS encoding DUF1574 domain-containing protein, producing MLKLDLAVRPVNRPSLAEWATTTLAMPEARVQVRLRGNNLYLLCEGSPCPDVTVTVTRFARSLANQPIENLSPPNQPKIYQVFLSGRETGHNRPDWTVRLDPAQLERYLEPEKPAPPAQQANEPVKSRETKKQTAEKKIAPAAEFEALRSPQSQANQREARLGNPDAIARYVSESLSSLGVGIKVAVKDINPQTVGKDSPIVSKKRLWVWAESAYSPDPSLLGEPITQRLRKLLENRQGVCLEGFRDAVILGQVSGENRPEWILRVDLTPPEQILKAWGAWGDIQAIALLLERMLADLGVTVRAAIKESTLHLFCSYPTETGFREALADGTLVATGQSSIDSVPEKQACVAAIKPLLEELSPQGIHAATIYGVTPQQETEEEGSADAVSAPRWVDWVKLPASQHPALSESALELGKRGDIEALTFLLDRLIHPQIKAKLATGGANVSILQKGNLLHVITDAPIPPPQIRVGPPVVKFLRQLQIPGIEGVRVYGRRAGTKQPLWRYGADFAGRLATIPEPAPEFAPTERELTDYLPQPGDLVRHPDIKPKESTETPGLTRRLGEGIGWGLQQVLVGSQLFAPKNQLAAQATPHGMWIAIIWGTLGLLITVQSDWLLGHFLKTANIPRPAAGLRAGNSGGGQDGIADQPNALLPFNPRPANVALQLPEVSLQRAPSGEGDVFNSSGFTQGGTDITFSGKCQVSEGQVDPEKCILDPNSLPSFNSRQLDEQILRYQQYLAENGTPDILVVGSSRALRGIDPATLETALKQQGFANLKIFNFGINGATAQVVDGLIRQILKPSQLPRLIIWADGARAFNSGRVDVTYNGLTVSEGFKQLAAGKYPIKSPAGNDVVTENAGNVPGGVVEDLQKSWVSSYQEISESLNGKLASISASYPQRDLLQTVLTQQWANALNLGTGLTTKFSKTAPNQQTEATADVAPVGTSDANGFLRLAVRFNPASYYQKHPRVSGSYDGDYESFQLIGRQSAAFKNLREYANANNISLVFVNMPLTEDYLDTTRKNYESQFRQYMQNLAAEQSFVFRDLSLLWPLQNEYFSDPSHLNRYGAFEVSQRLAKDPLIPWPSSEKKSEGLPVSLTGN from the coding sequence ATGCTGAAACTCGATCTTGCTGTCCGGCCAGTCAACCGGCCAAGCCTAGCAGAATGGGCAACCACCACCCTCGCCATGCCAGAAGCGAGGGTGCAAGTAAGACTGCGCGGGAATAACCTCTACCTGTTGTGTGAAGGTTCCCCCTGCCCAGACGTAACAGTGACCGTGACTAGGTTCGCCCGGTCGCTGGCAAATCAACCTATCGAAAACCTCAGCCCACCAAATCAGCCAAAAATCTATCAAGTTTTTTTATCGGGGAGAGAAACCGGCCATAACCGACCCGACTGGACAGTGAGACTTGATCCAGCCCAACTTGAGCGCTATTTGGAACCAGAAAAACCGGCCCCGCCAGCCCAACAAGCAAACGAGCCGGTCAAGAGTAGGGAAACAAAGAAACAAACGGCAGAGAAAAAGATTGCACCAGCCGCCGAGTTTGAAGCCCTAAGAAGCCCGCAAAGCCAGGCAAACCAACGCGAAGCAAGACTGGGAAACCCAGACGCCATAGCCCGATATGTTAGCGAGAGCCTGAGTTCGCTGGGAGTAGGCATTAAAGTAGCAGTCAAAGACATAAACCCCCAGACGGTTGGCAAAGACAGCCCCATAGTCAGCAAAAAGCGATTGTGGGTATGGGCAGAATCCGCCTATAGCCCCGATCCTTCCTTACTAGGCGAACCAATCACCCAAAGGCTAAGAAAATTACTCGAAAACCGTCAAGGAGTCTGCCTCGAAGGATTCCGCGATGCCGTGATTTTAGGCCAAGTCAGCGGCGAAAATCGTCCAGAATGGATTTTGCGAGTAGACTTGACACCGCCAGAGCAAATCCTCAAAGCTTGGGGAGCATGGGGAGATATCCAAGCGATTGCCTTGCTGCTGGAGCGAATGTTGGCGGATCTCGGTGTGACGGTGCGGGCGGCGATTAAAGAATCAACCCTACACCTGTTTTGCAGTTACCCCACCGAAACCGGCTTTCGAGAAGCGTTGGCTGACGGAACACTCGTAGCAACCGGCCAGAGCAGCATTGATTCGGTGCCGGAAAAACAAGCCTGTGTGGCGGCGATTAAACCGTTATTAGAGGAACTTTCCCCCCAAGGTATCCATGCGGCAACGATTTATGGAGTCACGCCACAACAAGAAACTGAGGAAGAAGGCTCCGCAGACGCCGTATCCGCGCCCCGCTGGGTTGATTGGGTAAAGCTACCGGCAAGCCAACACCCAGCTTTATCAGAATCGGCCTTAGAGTTAGGTAAACGCGGAGATATTGAGGCGTTAACGTTTTTACTGGATCGGCTGATTCACCCGCAAATCAAGGCAAAACTAGCCACCGGCGGCGCGAATGTTTCAATTTTGCAAAAAGGCAACTTGCTGCACGTTATTACAGATGCGCCGATACCACCGCCCCAAATTCGCGTAGGCCCACCGGTGGTCAAGTTCTTGCGGCAATTGCAAATTCCGGGGATAGAAGGGGTACGGGTTTATGGCCGCAGGGCCGGTACCAAACAACCTCTCTGGCGTTATGGTGCTGACTTTGCCGGTCGTCTCGCCACTATCCCAGAACCGGCCCCAGAATTCGCCCCTACCGAACGCGAACTCACCGATTATCTGCCTCAACCAGGCGATCTTGTCCGCCATCCCGACATTAAGCCAAAAGAATCTACAGAGACACCGGGTTTAACTCGCCGCCTGGGAGAGGGTATTGGTTGGGGTTTGCAGCAAGTTTTAGTCGGTTCACAATTGTTTGCACCAAAAAATCAATTAGCGGCTCAAGCTACTCCCCATGGGATGTGGATTGCGATTATTTGGGGGACGTTGGGATTATTAATTACTGTTCAATCTGACTGGTTGCTGGGGCATTTCCTCAAAACTGCTAATATTCCTCGACCGGCTGCGGGTTTGCGGGCCGGTAATAGCGGTGGAGGTCAAGATGGTATAGCCGACCAACCGAATGCGCTTTTGCCTTTTAACCCCAGGCCGGCAAATGTGGCTCTGCAATTGCCGGAAGTCTCTCTGCAACGGGCCCCCTCTGGCGAAGGTGATGTTTTTAACTCTTCTGGGTTTACTCAGGGCGGAACAGATATCACATTTTCAGGAAAATGTCAAGTTTCTGAGGGACAAGTTGATCCAGAAAAGTGCATTTTAGACCCAAACTCTCTGCCGAGTTTTAATAGCCGACAACTCGATGAACAGATTTTACGCTATCAGCAATATCTGGCAGAAAATGGCACTCCTGATATTTTGGTGGTGGGTAGTTCTAGGGCTTTACGGGGGATTGATCCAGCAACCTTAGAAACGGCCTTAAAACAACAAGGTTTTGCCAATTTAAAGATATTTAATTTTGGAATTAATGGGGCAACCGCTCAAGTTGTCGATGGTTTGATTCGCCAAATTTTAAAACCTTCTCAATTGCCGCGTTTAATTATTTGGGCAGATGGGGCTAGGGCGTTTAATAGTGGTCGGGTTGATGTTACTTATAATGGGCTGACGGTTTCGGAAGGTTTTAAGCAATTGGCGGCTGGGAAATATCCTATTAAGAGTCCAGCAGGTAATGATGTTGTTACAGAAAATGCAGGGAACGTACCAGGAGGTGTGGTGGAAGACTTACAAAAGTCGTGGGTATCTAGTTATCAAGAAATTAGCGAATCTTTGAATGGAAAATTGGCTTCAATTTCGGCGAGTTATCCTCAACGGGATTTACTGCAAACGGTGTTAACTCAACAGTGGGCAAATGCTCTTAATTTGGGGACGGGACTAACAACGAAGTTTTCTAAAACTGCACCCAATCAGCAGACAGAAGCGACGGCTGATGTTGCTCCTGTGGGTACGAGTGATGCTAATGGGTTTTTGCGGTTGGCGGTGCGTTTTAATCCCGCTAGTTATTATCAGAAACATCCGAGGGTTTCGGGAAGTTATGATGGAGATTATGAGTCTTTTCAATTGATTGGCCGGCAAAGTGCGGCGTTTAAGAATTTAAGGGAGTATGCGAATGCAAATAACATCAGTTTGGTGTTTGTTAATATGCCTTTGACGGAGGATTATTTGGATACGACTCGGAAAAATTATGAATCCCAGTTTCGCCAATATATGCAAAATTTGGCGGCGGAACAAAGCTTTGTGTTTAGGGATTTGTCTTTGTTGTGGCCTTTACAAAATGAGTATTTTTCCGACCCTAGCCATTTAAACCGTTATGGGGCGTTTGAGGTGTCACAACGGTTGGCTAAAGATCCGCTGATTCCTTGGCCTTCTTCTGAAAAGAAGTCTGAAGGGTTGCCGGTTTCTTTAACTGGTAATTAA
- a CDS encoding pentapeptide repeat-containing protein has protein sequence MSDLEREFASLASRVLHLETQQIAIKKYVADIEFRLDVLAEKFNTISSAKLPANLQNELDALKADFAKIIHYLKNSGDGRQSLANGGDLGFLEGVKVEEEQILRQFNNRVEGYLNQNIIEGEFPQESGKVAERIEEIREENQEQFVICEEFLKKYKEGKRNFKGINLAGVNLSGKNLTINQECNLSKANLSGANLININLVNQNLTQANLTNCYLSKAHLQMIKLEGGILENADLYQANLCLAQLAYANFKRANLREVNLMQADMRSAKLSQADLLKANLQEAILISANLSEAELSEAKLIRATLNNANLSKARLIAADLTSANLRNANLSGANLTRADLRGNGVDLYGANLENAILEGTLYDSEARFPINFDPVKAGAYLIAPNANLEKAILCGVNLDRANLTTANLHGANLSKASFKNANLTNANLTNANLEGANLEGANLTDANLAGANLMGAKLHCPDTEGIYKRSLPGAFNIRVNPAILKNAKLTGAIMPDGTKHE, from the coding sequence ATGTCAGACTTAGAACGGGAATTCGCATCTTTAGCCTCACGGGTTTTGCACTTGGAAACTCAGCAAATCGCCATTAAAAAATATGTGGCCGATATTGAATTTCGCTTAGATGTTCTCGCAGAAAAATTTAACACGATTTCTTCTGCTAAATTGCCCGCTAATTTGCAAAACGAGTTAGATGCTTTGAAAGCTGATTTTGCCAAAATTATCCATTATTTAAAAAACAGCGGCGATGGGCGTCAGTCTTTGGCGAATGGCGGTGATTTGGGGTTTTTGGAAGGAGTAAAAGTTGAGGAAGAGCAAATTTTAAGGCAATTTAATAATCGGGTTGAAGGGTATCTCAATCAAAACATTATTGAGGGCGAATTTCCTCAAGAATCTGGTAAGGTAGCAGAAAGAATTGAAGAAATACGAGAGGAAAATCAGGAACAATTTGTCATTTGTGAAGAATTTTTAAAAAAGTATAAGGAAGGAAAACGCAATTTTAAAGGCATTAACTTAGCGGGTGTCAACTTAAGTGGAAAAAATTTAACGATAAATCAGGAATGCAACTTAAGTAAAGCGAATCTTTCAGGAGCTAACTTAATAAATATTAATTTGGTAAACCAAAATTTGACTCAAGCAAACTTGACGAATTGTTACTTATCTAAGGCTCACTTACAAATGATTAAGCTAGAGGGAGGTATTTTGGAAAATGCCGACCTTTATCAAGCCAACTTATGCCTAGCTCAACTCGCTTATGCTAATTTTAAAAGGGCAAATTTAAGGGAAGTGAATCTAATGCAAGCAGATATGCGTAGCGCAAAATTAAGCCAAGCAGATTTATTGAAAGCGAATCTGCAAGAGGCGATTTTGATTTCAGCCAATCTCAGCGAGGCAGAATTATCTGAAGCTAAACTTATTCGAGCAACTTTGAATAATGCTAATTTGAGTAAAGCAAGACTCATAGCCGCAGATTTAACCTCAGCCAATCTCAGAAACGCTAACTTAAGTGGTGCCAATTTAACCAGAGCAGATTTAAGAGGTAATGGCGTTGACCTTTACGGTGCTAACCTGGAAAATGCAATCCTAGAAGGTACTTTATATGATAGCGAGGCTCGATTTCCTATCAATTTTGATCCCGTTAAAGCAGGTGCATATTTGATTGCCCCTAATGCGAACCTTGAAAAGGCTATTCTATGTGGCGTTAACTTGGATAGGGCTAATTTAACTACGGCAAACTTACATGGTGCAAACTTAAGTAAGGCAAGTTTTAAGAATGCAAATCTCACCAATGCAAATCTGACCAATGCAAACCTAGAGGGTGCAAACCTAGAGGGTGCAAACCTAACTGACGCAAACCTAGCGGGTGCAAATTTAATGGGCGCAAAACTCCATTGTCCAGATACAGAAGGGATCTACAAAAGAAGCTTACCCGGCGCCTTCAACATCAGAGTAAATCCAGCCATCCTCAAAAACGCAAAACTCACCGGCGCGATCATGCCAGATGGCACAAAACATGAATAA
- a CDS encoding MBOAT family protein, with amino-acid sequence MDFLSISYAIFLLTFLGVYWTAGVTQFRYWLILLASLVFYAAFLTEASPDAITSQLRYIPLLLVVVFINFQLGRELGAKPRQQRKSKDLKDSENPEKPIYPSCPIDLAPSGDSGAILSEDLELAQASWNPRRLAVLWFGIVFNVALLVGFKYVGFLLDTVGQLFNLVPVEENASWFRANVFAPLGISFFCFECVAYLIDVYRGAPASQHFIDFAAYKFFFPKLLSGPITRYHTFINQLKSLQLPMAEEVTDGLWLIACGAVKKGLIADRLGILVDLSFSNLQRAGSGDIWLATIAYGLQLFLDFSGYVDIARGSAMLMGLKLPENFDFPYFTTSIADFWRRWHITLGDWLRNYLYFPLGGSRKGLERTCLNLLIIMLIAGIWHGAAWGFVVWGLIHGVGLVIHRLTEAVSSRVPIFKSWWQSLPGILMAWLLTQGLVFGSWIWFRLPNLKDSSWAILHFLNHRGDAQFTQKVYFDTFGLDRLQISMILASIAAAMTISFVINRGLKLELNWPLKMLLVPVCFFVVWLLAPQGTPAFIYFDF; translated from the coding sequence ATGGATTTTCTTTCAATTTCTTACGCCATATTTTTGCTGACTTTTCTCGGTGTTTATTGGACGGCTGGGGTAACTCAGTTTCGTTATTGGTTGATTTTGTTGGCGAGTTTGGTTTTCTATGCGGCGTTTTTAACCGAAGCTTCGCCTGATGCAATTACTTCGCAATTAAGGTATATTCCCCTGCTTTTGGTGGTGGTTTTTATTAATTTTCAGTTGGGGCGAGAGTTGGGGGCAAAACCGCGTCAGCAAAGAAAATCTAAGGATTTAAAAGATTCGGAAAACCCGGAAAAACCGATTTATCCATCTTGTCCGATTGATCTAGCACCATCGGGCGATTCGGGGGCGATTTTATCGGAAGATTTAGAGTTAGCTCAGGCCAGTTGGAACCCTCGCCGGTTGGCGGTTTTGTGGTTTGGAATTGTTTTTAATGTGGCTTTGCTGGTGGGGTTTAAGTATGTGGGGTTTTTGTTGGATACTGTGGGGCAATTGTTTAATTTAGTGCCGGTTGAGGAAAATGCAAGTTGGTTTAGGGCTAATGTTTTTGCTCCTTTGGGGATAAGTTTTTTCTGTTTTGAGTGTGTGGCTTATTTGATTGATGTTTATCGGGGGGCACCGGCAAGTCAGCATTTTATTGATTTTGCAGCGTATAAGTTCTTTTTTCCAAAGTTGCTTTCGGGGCCCATTACGCGGTATCACACTTTTATTAATCAGTTAAAGTCTTTGCAATTGCCAATGGCAGAAGAGGTGACGGATGGGCTTTGGTTAATTGCTTGTGGGGCGGTAAAAAAGGGTTTAATTGCGGATCGTTTGGGGATTTTGGTTGATTTGAGTTTCAGCAATTTACAACGGGCTGGAAGTGGCGATATTTGGCTGGCAACAATTGCTTATGGGTTGCAGTTATTTTTAGATTTTAGTGGTTATGTTGATATTGCGCGGGGTAGTGCAATGTTGATGGGGTTGAAGTTACCAGAAAATTTTGATTTCCCTTATTTCACGACGAGTATTGCGGATTTTTGGCGCCGGTGGCATATTACTTTAGGTGATTGGTTGCGGAATTATCTTTATTTTCCTTTGGGGGGTTCTCGCAAGGGTTTAGAACGCACTTGTTTGAATTTATTAATTATTATGTTAATTGCCGGAATTTGGCATGGTGCGGCTTGGGGTTTTGTGGTTTGGGGATTAATTCATGGGGTGGGTTTGGTAATTCACCGGCTGACTGAGGCGGTTTCTAGTCGGGTTCCAATTTTTAAAAGTTGGTGGCAAAGTTTACCGGGTATTTTGATGGCTTGGTTGTTGACTCAAGGGTTGGTTTTTGGGTCTTGGATTTGGTTTAGATTGCCTAATTTGAAAGATTCAAGTTGGGCTATTCTGCATTTTTTAAATCATCGGGGTGATGCTCAGTTTACTCAAAAGGTTTATTTTGATACGTTTGGTTTAGACCGGCTTCAAATTTCGATGATTTTAGCGAGTATTGCGGCGGCGATGACGATTTCTTTTGTGATTAATCGGGGGTTAAAGTTAGAGTTAAATTGGCCGTTGAAGATGTTGTTAGTGCCGGTTTGTTTCTTTGTGGTTTGGTTGTTGGCGCCTCAAGGTACGCCGGCTTTTATTTATTTTGATTTTTAG
- a CDS encoding sulfurtransferase, with amino-acid sequence MTNLVISPQWLFEHLDDAKVVIVDCRFSLNDPQWGENEYKANHIPGAFYLGLNQDLSSQVQKHGGRHPLPNVEKLGGKLSSMGIDGDTLVVAYDSSRFAFASRLWWLLRYLGHEKVAVLDGGFSGWLAAGYSVTTELPSRKPAVFIPQVQGDKAVDIEYVKKQKYLANFMLVDSREPARYRGETEPIDPVAGHIPGAVNFPWQEVTNNEGMVRPVDEQKGRWEKAINADEIVVYCGSGVTACVNLLSLEMAGVKNAKLYAGSWSDWCSYLI; translated from the coding sequence ATGACTAATTTGGTGATTTCTCCTCAGTGGTTGTTTGAACATTTGGATGATGCAAAGGTGGTAATTGTTGATTGCCGGTTTTCGCTAAATGATCCGCAATGGGGAGAAAATGAATATAAGGCTAATCATATTCCTGGGGCGTTTTATTTAGGCTTAAATCAGGATCTTTCCAGTCAAGTACAAAAACATGGCGGACGTCACCCTTTACCCAATGTGGAAAAATTGGGAGGAAAGTTATCTTCTATGGGAATTGATGGGGATACTTTGGTGGTTGCTTATGATTCGTCTCGCTTTGCTTTTGCGTCGCGTTTGTGGTGGTTGTTGCGTTATTTAGGACATGAGAAAGTGGCGGTTTTGGATGGTGGTTTTTCGGGTTGGTTGGCGGCGGGATATTCGGTGACAACAGAGTTGCCAAGTCGAAAACCGGCTGTCTTTATTCCGCAAGTGCAAGGGGATAAAGCTGTGGATATTGAGTATGTGAAAAAGCAGAAATATTTGGCAAATTTTATGTTGGTTGATTCACGGGAACCGGCCCGTTATCGAGGGGAAACGGAACCGATAGATCCGGTGGCTGGGCATATTCCGGGGGCGGTTAATTTTCCTTGGCAGGAGGTGACAAATAATGAGGGGATGGTAAGGCCGGTGGATGAGCAAAAAGGCCGGTGGGAAAAGGCGATTAACGCGGATGAAATTGTGGTTTATTGTGGTTCGGGGGTGACGGCTTGTGTTAATTTGCTTTCGCTGGAAATGGCGGGGGTTAAGAATGCTAAATTGTATGCGGGAAGTTGGAGTGATTGGTGTTCTTATTTGATTTAA
- a CDS encoding tRNA (5-methylaminomethyl-2-thiouridine)(34)-methyltransferase MnmD: MQPTGNFTPQQTADGSFTFFSQEFGESFHSHYGAKQEAELKFVEPTQLRQRAQQSALYLLDICYGLGYNTAAALETIWKTNPNCRVEWVGLELEPSVPASALAHNLLNGWASPIPELLAELATEQKLDTPKIKANLLLGDARQSIQQVQKTGFKADAIFLDPFSPPHCPQLWTVEFLTLVAGCLKPDGLLATYSSSAAARNAMKAAGLNIGSTPPVGRRSPGTVACKETLQNGNNIYVNSLKLSAQESEHLRTRAAIPYRDPHLRDNAQEIILRRKLEQQTSQLEPTQAWKKRWVTARDSPTGNVT, translated from the coding sequence ATGCAGCCCACCGGCAATTTTACCCCCCAACAAACAGCAGACGGCTCCTTTACTTTTTTTTCACAAGAATTTGGCGAAAGCTTCCATTCACATTATGGAGCCAAGCAAGAAGCAGAATTGAAATTTGTCGAGCCGACTCAACTGAGGCAAAGAGCCCAACAATCGGCCCTTTATTTACTCGACATTTGTTATGGATTAGGGTACAACACAGCCGCCGCTTTAGAGACAATTTGGAAAACAAACCCCAACTGCCGAGTAGAATGGGTGGGTTTAGAATTAGAGCCAAGCGTACCAGCAAGCGCCCTAGCGCACAACCTCCTCAATGGGTGGGCATCGCCAATTCCCGAACTTTTAGCTGAATTAGCCACCGAGCAAAAATTAGACACACCAAAAATCAAAGCCAACTTGCTCTTAGGCGACGCCAGACAAAGCATCCAGCAAGTGCAAAAAACAGGATTTAAAGCCGATGCTATCTTTCTTGATCCATTTTCGCCGCCCCATTGCCCGCAATTGTGGACAGTAGAATTTTTAACCCTTGTAGCCGGTTGTCTGAAACCCGACGGTTTGCTGGCCACCTACTCCTCCTCAGCCGCCGCACGCAACGCCATGAAAGCAGCCGGTTTAAACATTGGTTCTACCCCCCCAGTGGGCCGGCGTTCTCCGGGTACCGTCGCTTGTAAAGAAACATTACAAAACGGCAACAACATCTATGTAAATTCACTGAAACTTTCCGCCCAAGAAAGCGAGCATTTACGCACCCGCGCCGCCATTCCCTACCGTGACCCCCACCTACGAGACAATGCTCAAGAGATTATTCTACGGAGAAAACTTGAACAGCAGACATCTCAGCTTGAGCCAACTCAAGCATGGAAAAAGCGGTGGGTAACAGCAAGAGATTCCCCTACGGGAAACGTAACATAA